Proteins from one Sphingomonas sp. HF-S4 genomic window:
- the trbF gene encoding conjugal transfer protein TrbF, translated as MFRRSTVRYGATPEPQTPYQRAGQAWDERIGSARVQARNWRFACFGALGLSTLLASGIIWQASRGTITPWVVQVDKLGEAQAVAPADAAYRPSDPQIAFHLARFIENVRGIPADPVVLRQNWLRGYDFTTARGALALNDYARNNDPFAQVGKLQVAIDVSSVIRASDDSFRIAWTERRYQDGSLAATERWSAIVTVAIQSPRTPDALRKNPLGVFVTALNWSKELSQ; from the coding sequence ATGTTTCGACGATCGACCGTGCGCTACGGCGCGACCCCCGAGCCGCAGACGCCCTATCAGCGCGCCGGTCAGGCATGGGACGAGCGCATCGGGTCGGCGCGGGTGCAGGCGCGCAACTGGCGCTTTGCCTGCTTCGGCGCGCTCGGGCTTTCGACCCTGCTGGCTTCCGGCATCATCTGGCAGGCTTCGCGCGGCACGATCACCCCCTGGGTCGTGCAGGTTGACAAGCTCGGCGAAGCCCAGGCGGTCGCGCCGGCGGATGCGGCATATCGCCCGAGCGACCCGCAGATCGCGTTCCACCTCGCGCGCTTCATCGAGAATGTCCGCGGCATTCCTGCCGATCCTGTCGTGCTCCGCCAGAACTGGCTGCGCGGATATGACTTCACGACCGCACGCGGAGCGCTCGCGCTCAACGATTATGCGCGTAACAACGACCCGTTCGCGCAGGTCGGCAAGCTGCAGGTGGCGATCGACGTGTCGAGCGTGATCCGTGCCTCCGACGACAGCTTCCGCATCGCCTGGACCGAGCGGCGCTACCAGGACGGCAGCCTCGCCGCCACCGAGCGCTGGTCCGCGATCGTCACCGTCGCGATCCAGAGCCCGCGCACCCCCGACGCCCTGCGCAAGAACCCGCTCGGCGTGTTCGTCACCGCTCTCAACTGGTCGAAGGAGCTTTCGCAATGA
- a CDS encoding TrbI/VirB10 family protein, which produces MSELPQAQPIGAAALRLRGDPPRVMRLSRKTLAVAGLVVTAGIGGALIYALQPTAPKAPNELYETDNRAASDALAGAPKDYSQVPRLGPPLPGDLGKPILSAQQRGVDVPPPPNGQQTQPGGPPDEAQAARDRIRQERDAARTSKMFIGSESAAPQTPPGSPAALPAQGTGSAAAPSQVVERQGPASGQPAKRDFVTARNEHPAESSHRLVPAASPYIVQAGSVIPAALITGIRSDLPGIITAQVTQNVYDSVAGRHLLIPQGSRLIGEYDSQISFGQNRVLLAWDRLILPDGRSVQLDRLPGTDASGYSGLQDRVDQHWGGLFRAALISTLLSVGTEVGSDDEDSLVRALREGTSDSIGRTGQDLVRRQMNVQPTLTVRAGFQLRVIVTRDLVLAPGEGGAK; this is translated from the coding sequence ATGAGCGAGCTTCCCCAGGCGCAGCCGATCGGTGCTGCCGCGCTGCGGCTGCGCGGAGACCCGCCCCGCGTGATGCGGCTCTCGCGCAAGACGCTGGCGGTCGCGGGTTTGGTGGTCACCGCCGGCATTGGCGGGGCGCTGATCTACGCGCTGCAACCAACCGCGCCCAAGGCACCGAACGAGCTCTACGAGACCGACAACCGGGCGGCCAGCGATGCGCTTGCCGGCGCGCCCAAGGACTATTCGCAGGTGCCCAGGCTCGGGCCACCACTTCCGGGCGACCTCGGCAAACCGATCCTCTCGGCCCAGCAGCGCGGCGTCGATGTGCCGCCCCCACCGAACGGCCAGCAAACCCAGCCGGGCGGACCGCCCGATGAGGCGCAGGCCGCGCGCGATCGCATCCGCCAGGAGCGAGACGCGGCCCGGACCAGCAAAATGTTCATCGGAAGCGAGAGCGCGGCGCCACAGACTCCTCCCGGGTCGCCCGCGGCGCTGCCGGCGCAGGGAACGGGCAGCGCGGCCGCGCCGTCGCAAGTGGTCGAGCGCCAAGGGCCGGCGAGCGGTCAGCCCGCGAAGCGCGATTTCGTGACGGCACGCAACGAGCATCCGGCCGAGAGCAGCCATCGGCTCGTTCCTGCCGCTTCGCCTTACATCGTCCAGGCAGGCAGCGTGATCCCGGCCGCGCTCATCACCGGCATCCGCTCCGACCTGCCGGGGATTATTACCGCCCAGGTGACGCAGAATGTCTATGACAGCGTGGCCGGCCGGCATTTGCTGATCCCGCAGGGCAGCCGCCTGATCGGCGAATATGACTCGCAGATCTCATTCGGGCAGAACCGCGTCCTGCTCGCCTGGGATCGGCTCATCCTGCCCGACGGTCGATCGGTCCAGCTCGACCGGCTGCCCGGCACCGATGCCTCGGGCTATTCGGGTCTGCAGGACCGCGTCGACCAGCATTGGGGCGGACTGTTCCGCGCCGCCTTGATCTCGACATTGCTCAGCGTCGGAACCGAGGTTGGCAGCGATGACGAGGACTCGCTGGTGCGCGCGCTGCGCGAAGGCACGTCTGACTCGATCGGCCGCACTGGCCAGGATCTCGTCCGTCGACAGATGAACGTGCAGCCGACATTGACGGTGCGGGCTGGCTTCCAGCTACGCGTGATCGTCACCCGCGATCTTGTGCTGGCACCGGGCGAAGGAGGTGCGAAATGA
- the trbL gene encoding P-type conjugative transfer protein TrbL: protein MGGTGVIDRFLEVFTRYIDSGFGLLHGEVAFIATTLIVIDVTLAALFWTLGEGDDIIARLIKKTLFVGIFAYIIGNWNALARIVFESFAGLGLKASGTGFTAAELLQPGRVAQVGLDAGRPILESISGLMGYISFFENFIQIVVLLFAWVVVLLAFFVLAVQLFVTLVEFKLTVLCGFVLIPFGLFGKTAFMAERVLGHVVSSGIKVLVLAVIVGIGSTLFSEFTDAVGNAQPTIEDAMAIVLGALCLLGLGIFGPGIASGIVSGGPQLGAGAAAGTALAAGSVVAAGAAAGGAALSAAGGALAGTARTVGSAASAYRVGAEGKSGLGGVAAGLGSVGRAAAERAPSPLRGSSNQASPGSAGSGAGRSSSGAAPDQTASAPIAVGSTAAAEPHADSTPAGSDMGDAPVAHPSPQHGETSSAQPDTSPEPVADPASAAAGGPPAWARAMRRNQAIVHGASVATHTLRGGDSRGPGASVSITDKE, encoded by the coding sequence ATGGGCGGCACCGGGGTCATCGACCGCTTCCTCGAGGTCTTCACCCGCTACATCGATTCCGGGTTCGGGCTGCTCCATGGCGAGGTCGCGTTCATCGCGACGACCTTGATCGTCATCGACGTCACGCTCGCCGCTCTGTTCTGGACGCTCGGCGAGGGCGACGACATCATCGCCCGGCTGATCAAGAAGACGCTCTTCGTCGGCATCTTCGCCTATATCATCGGCAACTGGAACGCGCTGGCGCGGATCGTCTTCGAGAGCTTCGCCGGCCTCGGGCTGAAGGCCTCGGGCACCGGCTTCACGGCCGCCGAGCTGCTCCAGCCCGGGCGCGTCGCACAAGTTGGGCTCGATGCCGGCCGGCCCATACTCGAATCCATCTCGGGCCTGATGGGCTACATCAGCTTCTTCGAAAACTTCATCCAGATCGTCGTCCTGCTGTTCGCCTGGGTCGTCGTGCTGCTCGCCTTCTTCGTGCTGGCCGTGCAGCTCTTCGTCACGCTGGTCGAATTCAAGCTGACGGTCCTGTGCGGCTTCGTGCTCATCCCCTTCGGGCTCTTCGGTAAGACCGCCTTCATGGCCGAGCGCGTGCTCGGCCATGTGGTGTCGTCGGGCATCAAGGTGCTGGTGCTCGCCGTCATCGTCGGCATCGGCTCGACCCTCTTCTCCGAGTTCACCGACGCGGTTGGCAATGCCCAGCCGACAATCGAGGATGCCATGGCGATCGTGCTCGGCGCACTGTGCCTGCTGGGTCTCGGAATCTTTGGGCCGGGCATCGCCAGCGGCATCGTATCGGGCGGCCCGCAGCTGGGAGCCGGCGCCGCGGCCGGCACCGCGCTCGCAGCGGGCAGCGTGGTCGCAGCGGGCGCCGCCGCCGGTGGCGCGGCGCTGAGCGCTGCCGGTGGCGCTCTCGCCGGCACCGCGCGCACCGTTGGCTCCGCCGCCAGTGCCTATCGCGTCGGTGCCGAGGGCAAATCGGGGCTCGGCGGTGTTGCCGCCGGACTCGGCAGCGTCGGGCGCGCCGCGGCAGAGCGTGCCCCATCCCCGCTCCGCGGCAGCTCGAACCAGGCCTCGCCCGGATCCGCAGGCTCGGGTGCCGGTCGTTCCTCGAGCGGAGCGGCACCTGACCAGACCGCCTCTGCTCCGATTGCGGTCGGCAGCACGGCAGCCGCTGAGCCGCACGCGGATTCAACTCCGGCCGGATCCGACATGGGCGACGCTCCCGTCGCGCATCCGAGCCCACAGCACGGCGAGACGTCATCCGCTCAGCCCGACACGTCGCCGGAGCCGGTCGCCGATCCTGCCAGTGCTGCCGCTGGCGGTCCGCCTGCCTGGGCACGCGCGATGCGCCGCAACCAGGCCATCGTCCACGGCGCCAGCGTCGCAACCCATACGCTGCGCGGGGGCGACAGCCGCGGACCCGGCGCCTCCGTCAGCATCACCGACAAGGAGTGA
- a CDS encoding DUF2274 domain-containing protein: MTLKLGPIADDKPVKVTLDIPADVYRDLSAYAEAHAQATGQASSGPAKLIVPMLVQFMATDRGFAKARRQLGAGG; the protein is encoded by the coding sequence ATGACGCTGAAGCTCGGACCGATCGCCGACGACAAGCCGGTGAAGGTCACGCTCGACATACCCGCCGATGTCTATCGCGATCTCAGCGCCTATGCTGAAGCCCACGCCCAGGCCACTGGTCAAGCGTCCAGCGGCCCCGCCAAGCTGATCGTGCCGATGCTTGTCCAGTTCATGGCCACCGACCGCGGCTTCGCCAAAGCAAGAAGACAGCTGGGGGCCGGAGGATGA
- a CDS encoding LysR family transcriptional regulator, giving the protein MIEVHLLRYALAAADSGSFSRAAEQFRVKQSTLSKRVRHLELRIGVPLFTRSTQGVAPTPSGIQFLARARSIVGELDMLSTDVMALASGERGRLRIGFHGTLAAGDLRATIEDFRREAPDVELEAIEAGRDQLLDGLDRGRLDLAVVAGEGAGGQALCLWSEPLAVGLSLQHRLLERDRLYWTDLREMTFLVTRADPGDLIAAMIAARLAGPCHAPRIVAQAVSRDNLHSLITRDRVSVTAGAGSMTDEGVAFREVHDAFGPTRLSQTLHWREENENPALARFLALAARRYGRAPPERPVRH; this is encoded by the coding sequence ATGATCGAGGTCCACCTCCTGCGCTATGCGCTGGCGGCGGCCGATAGCGGCAGCTTCAGCCGTGCGGCCGAGCAGTTTCGCGTGAAGCAGTCGACGCTGAGCAAGCGCGTCCGCCATCTCGAGCTTCGTATCGGGGTCCCGCTGTTTACGCGCTCGACCCAGGGTGTCGCGCCTACGCCGAGCGGGATCCAGTTCCTCGCCCGGGCCCGCTCGATCGTTGGCGAACTCGACATGCTTTCGACCGATGTCATGGCGCTCGCCAGCGGCGAGCGTGGCAGGCTGCGCATCGGCTTCCACGGCACCCTGGCGGCCGGCGATCTGCGAGCGACGATCGAGGACTTCCGGCGCGAGGCCCCGGATGTCGAGCTTGAGGCAATTGAGGCGGGCCGCGATCAACTCCTCGATGGCCTGGACCGGGGTCGTCTCGATCTGGCGGTGGTGGCCGGCGAAGGGGCTGGAGGGCAAGCGCTGTGCCTGTGGAGCGAGCCGCTGGCGGTGGGCCTGAGCCTCCAGCACCGGCTGCTCGAGCGCGACCGACTATACTGGACCGATCTCCGGGAGATGACCTTCCTCGTGACCCGGGCCGATCCCGGCGATCTGATCGCAGCGATGATCGCGGCACGTCTCGCGGGGCCTTGCCACGCGCCGCGAATCGTCGCCCAGGCGGTGAGCCGCGACAATCTGCACAGCCTCATCACCCGGGACCGGGTCTCGGTAACGGCCGGCGCCGGGTCGATGACAGACGAGGGCGTGGCATTTCGCGAGGTCCATGATGCGTTCGGTCCGACGCGGCTCAGCCAGACCCTCCATTGGCGCGAGGAGAACGAGAACCCCGCGCTCGCGCGCTTCCTGGCGCTGGCGGCGAGACGATATGGCCGGGCACCGCCCGAGCGCCCTGTTCGGCACTAG
- the trbG gene encoding P-type conjugative transfer protein TrbG, with translation MTRKSMAVVPPLFMLGLLPLAGCAASRAQTPPQAAEALVPAIPESEQPRKVEIVRIPEPLPLPGQLKPIRTAGVSETADPKARIGSANDAARMQPARDGFLNAIQQYPWAEGALYQLYTAPGQVTDIALQEGEQLVGPVAAGDTVRWIMGDTLSGSGPAQRVHILVKPTRPGLSTNLVINTDRRTYHLELRSTPDTYMASVSWTYPQDALIALAARNREAAAPPPVPGVNLESLNFSYRIDGDRTAWRPVRAFDDGRQVFIELPTSIGQSELPPLFVAGAKGAGELVNYRMRGRYLIVDRLFGAAELRLGGGKSQKRVRVLREGALPGERAK, from the coding sequence ATGACCCGCAAAAGTATGGCGGTCGTGCCGCCCCTCTTCATGCTCGGCCTGCTGCCGCTCGCCGGCTGTGCGGCCTCGCGCGCGCAGACGCCTCCGCAGGCAGCCGAGGCGTTGGTGCCTGCAATTCCGGAGTCCGAGCAGCCGCGCAAGGTCGAGATCGTCCGCATCCCCGAACCGCTGCCGCTGCCCGGCCAGCTTAAGCCGATCAGGACCGCCGGCGTGTCAGAGACTGCCGATCCCAAGGCCCGGATCGGCAGCGCCAATGACGCCGCCCGCATGCAACCTGCGCGCGACGGCTTCCTCAATGCGATCCAGCAATATCCATGGGCCGAAGGCGCGCTTTACCAGCTCTACACCGCGCCGGGTCAGGTCACCGACATTGCGCTGCAGGAAGGCGAACAGCTTGTCGGCCCCGTTGCCGCCGGCGACACCGTGCGCTGGATCATGGGTGACACGCTGAGCGGCTCAGGTCCGGCGCAGCGCGTGCATATCCTGGTTAAGCCGACCCGGCCGGGTCTCTCCACCAACCTGGTCATCAACACCGACCGGCGCACCTATCACCTCGAACTGCGCTCGACCCCGGACACCTATATGGCCTCGGTCTCCTGGACCTATCCGCAGGATGCGCTGATCGCGCTTGCCGCGCGGAACCGTGAGGCCGCGGCGCCGCCGCCGGTGCCTGGTGTCAACCTTGAGTCGCTCAACTTTAGCTACCGGATCGATGGCGACCGCACGGCGTGGCGCCCGGTTCGTGCCTTCGACGATGGCCGCCAGGTCTTCATCGAGCTCCCGACAAGCATCGGCCAAAGCGAGCTCCCGCCGCTGTTCGTCGCAGGCGCGAAGGGCGCCGGCGAGCTGGTCAACTACCGGATGCGCGGCCGTTACCTCATCGTCGATCGGTTGTTCGGAGCGGCCGAGCTGCGGCTGGGTGGCGGCAAGTCGCAGAAGCGTGTGCGCGTGCTGCGCGAAGGTGCCCTTCCGGGCGAGAGGGCGAAATGA